The window AACAGCAAGGTAAGCAATAGCCCGGAACCAGTACTGGGGCCCCGCGAGCAGACCTGCACCGCAATCTCGCATCCTCTCTCAATATCCTTTTAGGCCGATTTCGCGTAACAGAACGTAGTAAGGCTTGGCCCGACTTTGGTTGTAGAAGTAGAATAAAAAAATCGGACTTGGGCTTCTATTGGTTTTTTGTATTGTTGTAGAGGGAAGGTACACATAAATGAGCGTCCTAATCATACTATCCCTGCTTGTCTGCCCAGTCTTCGGGCAGGATGCAGCCCAGCCGGGAGGCGGGGAGGTGCCACCCACCCAGGTGGATAGCAGCCTGGCGGTGCACCTGGCCTACGCGGGGACGCTGGTACAGATTACGGTGGAGCATCCTACAGCGGAGGTAGTATTCCTGGAGCTGTATGACACAGATGGCTACCGGGTGTACGAGCAAATGCTGGAGCTGATAGAGGGCCGGCAATGGATGGAGCTGAAGCTGAACACCCTAAAAGATGGCAAACTGCTGGTACGATGCTATGCCGAGCCGCTAGAAAACCAGCAGCTGCGATACAAGCCCACAGACATCCAGCTGGTGAAAGACCGGAGCGAGGTAAACCTGCGGTAGATTTTCGCCGGAGAACACAGAGAACAGAGTGCGTGTTCCGGCCACAGGAGAGGCAGGCAGGGGATACGAAAGCAGATGGAGGGCAGGCTGATCTGGTTTCTCGGGCCACCTAGGCCGAGCAGGGGCAGCCGTACCAATCAGGCGGCGGGGTTCACGGTGCGCACGGCCTGCACCTCTGGCACCGCGCGGCGTATGGCCTGTTCTATGCCCGCCTTCATGGTCATCTCGCTCATATTGCAGCTGGTGCAGGCCCCCAGCAGCTCCAGCTCTACAACCAGGTCTTCGGTAATGCGGTGCAGGCGCACATCGCCCCCGTCGGCCTGCAGGTAGCCCCGTATGCTATCCAGCGCGTCCTCTATTTGTTTATGAACTGTTTCCATACGCCATTGGGGCCTGCCTAGGCCGGTATTTTTTGGGCATTCAGGATGCTGATCTGTCGGGCTAGCTCGCCGGCCAAGGCCCGAAAATGCGGGTACCAGGGGTGTGCAGGGTCCTGGGCTACGGGTACACCTGCATCACTGGTAGCGCGGATGGACTCTACGATGGGAATCTGACCCAGCAGTGGTGCGCCAAACTCGGCTGCCACCTGCTGCCCACCACCACTGCCGAAAAGCTGGAACCGGCGACCCGGCAGCTCTTCGGTTTCAAACCAGGACATATTCTCGATAACACCCAGCAGCGGTACCTGTATGTGTGGGCTGAGAAACATGCCCGCCGCCTTGCGTGCATCGGCCACGGCCACCGCCTGGGGGGTGGTAACGATGACTGCCCCGCTGAGCGGAAACTGCTGGCTAATGGTGATATGAATATCGCCGGTACCGGGTGGCAGGTCCACAATCAGGTAGTCCAGCTCTGGCCACGCCGTATCGGTAATGAGCTGGCGGAGGCTGTTGCTCGCCATGGGCCCCCGCCATACGATCGACTTGTCCGCCTCTACCAAAAAGCCAATGCTCATAACATACACGCCGTGTTGCAGAATCGGCTCCATTTTTTCCTGCCCGTCTACCTGCACCAGGTAGGGCCGCTGGTCTACCAGGCCAAACAGCATAGGCACACTGGGCCCATAAATATCGGCATCCACCAGCCCCACCCGGCTGCCGGCCTGGGCCAGTGCCACGGCCAGGTTTGCGGCCACGGTGCTCTTGCCCACGCCCCCTTTGCCACTCCCCACGGCAATCAGGTTTTTTACCTGAGGCAGCAGGCTATTCGGGTCGGCCTGCGCGGCGCGCACCCGGGCACCCATGGTTACCTCCACCTGCAGCCCGGGGTCTACCAGGGTGTGGATGGCCGTAATGCACGCATGCTGGATGGCATCCTTCATGGGGCAGGCAGGGGTAGTGAGCTCCACGGTAAAGCACACGCGCCCACCCTCCAGCCGCAGATCCTTTATCATGTTCAGGCTTACCAGGTCCTGCTTCAGGTCTGGGTCCTCCACATGTCGCAGGGCATTTAGAATATCATTTGTGCTGAGCATAGGGGTAGTAACTGTGGGAAAGCGTAAAAAGTTTGGCCAGCAGGCTACGGCAAAGATAACAAGGCCGCACGCTACTGCCCTAGCCCGCGTGGGGGTAAAATACCTGCTGATGCCAGGCGTATAGCAATATAGCACCGGCAGAGGCCACATTCAGGCTCTCTGCGCCGGCAGTACCGGGTATGTGCACGGGCTGCACAGTGGGCAGGGCTAGCAGGGCAGCCTCTACCCCATGGCTCTCACTACCCAGCAGCAGGCGGTGGCCGGGCCTAAACCGAACCGCCGGCAGTGGCTGGCCCTGCAGGTGGGCGGCCCACACGGGCTGGGTAGATGCGGCTATCCAGCCAGCCAGGTCGTCGGTATAGCCCAGCTGTAGCCGGAAGATGGCCCCCATGGTGGCACGCACCGCCTTGGCATTGTAGGCATCGGCACAGCCAGGCCCGCACAGCACCTGCCGGAGGCCAAACCAGGCCGCACTGCGCAGCAGCGTACCCAGGTTGCCCGGGTCGGCTACGCCCTGCAGGAGCAGGCAGGCATCGGGGCTGCCGGGCGGCGGGGGCCCGGCAGCCGGTAGCTGGCAGAGCACCACCACCCCCTCGGGCTGCTCCTGGTCTGCCAGCAGCTTCAGCTGGGCCTCTGTTGCCTCGTAGCAGGGCACCCCGGCGGGCGGGATGGAGGACGGGGGCAGGGCACCCAGCGCTGCCGCTGTGCCGATTACTGCCTGCATGGGCCAGTGTGCGGCCACCGCCTCGGCCAGCAGCTTGTAGCCCGCAGCCACAAACAACTGCTGCTGCTGCCGCTGCTTCTTTTGTCTCAAGGCATAAAATTGGCTAAACTTGGCCTTGGACAGGGGTTCTCTTGCCATATTG of the Bacteroidota bacterium genome contains:
- a CDS encoding NifU family protein; this encodes METVHKQIEDALDSIRGYLQADGGDVRLHRITEDLVVELELLGACTSCNMSEMTMKAGIEQAIRRAVPEVQAVRTVNPAA
- a CDS encoding Mrp/NBP35 family ATP-binding protein, yielding MLSTNDILNALRHVEDPDLKQDLVSLNMIKDLRLEGGRVCFTVELTTPACPMKDAIQHACITAIHTLVDPGLQVEVTMGARVRAAQADPNSLLPQVKNLIAVGSGKGGVGKSTVAANLAVALAQAGSRVGLVDADIYGPSVPMLFGLVDQRPYLVQVDGQEKMEPILQHGVYVMSIGFLVEADKSIVWRGPMASNSLRQLITDTAWPELDYLIVDLPPGTGDIHITISQQFPLSGAVIVTTPQAVAVADARKAAGMFLSPHIQVPLLGVIENMSWFETEELPGRRFQLFGSGGGQQVAAEFGAPLLGQIPIVESIRATSDAGVPVAQDPAHPWYPHFRALAGELARQISILNAQKIPA
- a CDS encoding RNA methyltransferase, giving the protein MRQKKQRQQQQLFVAAGYKLLAEAVAAHWPMQAVIGTAAALGALPPSSIPPAGVPCYEATEAQLKLLADQEQPEGVVVLCQLPAAGPPPPGSPDACLLLQGVADPGNLGTLLRSAAWFGLRQVLCGPGCADAYNAKAVRATMGAIFRLQLGYTDDLAGWIAASTQPVWAAHLQGQPLPAVRFRPGHRLLLGSESHGVEAALLALPTVQPVHIPGTAGAESLNVASAGAILLYAWHQQVFYPHAG